Within the Candidatus Neomarinimicrobiota bacterium genome, the region TCAGTTCCATTCAGGCCAAGGGTATCATACAGCCCGTTACGGTGCGGGAGTCAGGTGATGGCCGCTACCAGCTGGTGGCGGGTGAGCGGCGTCTGCGGGCAGCCAGGTCCCTGGGCATGGATAGCATCCCAGTGTATATCCTGAGCGTGGACACCGATGTAGACATGATGGAGTATTCCCTGGTAGAGAATCTTCAGCGGGAGGATCTGAACCCGATGGAACAGGCGGAGGCCTTTGCTCTGCTGAACAGCAAGTATGACCTCACCCAGCAAGAGATTGCCGACCAGGTAGGCATGAGCCGTCCGGCAGTAGCCAATACCCTGCGCCTGCTGCGTTTACCGTCGGAGATCAAGGAGAGCCTGAAGAAGAACGAGATCACCATGGGCCATGCCCGGGCCCTCCTGAGCCTGCCCCAACCGGCCCTCATACAGCGGCTGTGGAAAAAGATTGTCAACCAGGGACTAAGTGTTCGTCAGACGGAAGCGGCGGTGCAGGATATCCTCGATGCCAGGGAGCAGAAAGCTGCCGGAGGCCCCGGCAAACCAAAGAAAATCCCACCACCGCGGCCGACCTTTGTCAACCGGGTGGAAATAGAACTTCTCAGCCATCTGAATACCAAAGTCCGCCTCAAGCCCAAGAGCAACGACACGGGCACCATCGAGATATCCTATTATTCCCAAGACGACCTGGAGCGAATCCTGGAACTCATTCTCGGTAGACTTGAACCGCACTAGAATAAGGGGTCGGAACAGGGGTGCATTTTCCGTTGACTAACTTTTTATATGCAGGCTAAACTAATGGGCTTTTTGAAAAACATCT harbors:
- a CDS encoding ParB/RepB/Spo0J family partition protein, which translates into the protein MAKQRLGRGLQALIPTPEVEISPETGQPQLRLDLIDSNPLQPRKEFGDEEMADLISSIQAKGIIQPVTVRESGDGRYQLVAGERRLRAARSLGMDSIPVYILSVDTDVDMMEYSLVENLQREDLNPMEQAEAFALLNSKYDLTQQEIADQVGMSRPAVANTLRLLRLPSEIKESLKKNEITMGHARALLSLPQPALIQRLWKKIVNQGLSVRQTEAAVQDILDAREQKAAGGPGKPKKIPPPRPTFVNRVEIELLSHLNTKVRLKPKSNDTGTIEISYYSQDDLERILELILGRLEPH